One window of Acipenser ruthenus chromosome 45, fAciRut3.2 maternal haplotype, whole genome shotgun sequence genomic DNA carries:
- the LOC117962348 gene encoding dnaJ homolog subfamily C member 22-like produces the protein MGKRKLWVTYWLWAVGGPVGLHHVYLGRDSHALLWMLTFGGFGLGWLREFYRLPAYVESANHNPTTARAANGRPVRAGAAPPPISLARFAGQVCIGIYFGMAALIGLSSISAFYLLVLPLAIGTGVHLVSSVGEQTSDLRKTLTACLVTSPVFYGHALGTVPVSIAASVTAAQNRRYKPGMEREEPLGARLYRLGLAWLAFSVPLGYSVFYNTTATLSYAADSVAALLDWLWFFPSLRSLLESCLLLPYRAFSLLTGGGGEGPGQWERVLERFISEHSQRRLAALQVLAVSSEAPFEEITQRYRELVKTWHPDHNPHRAGEASSRFLEIQEAYETLLRLHRPQHGP, from the exons ATGGGGAAGAGGAAGCTGTGGGTAACTTACTGGCTCTGGGCAGTAGGGGGCCCCGTGGGGCTCCACCACGTCTACCTGGGGAGGGACAGCCACGCCCTGCTGTGGATGCTCACGTTTGGGGGCTTTGGCCTGGGTTGGCTACGTGAATTCTACCGCTTACCTGCCTACGTGGAATCGGCCAATCACAACCCGACCACCGCACGAGCAGCCAATGGAAGGCCTGTCAGAGCTGGGGCCGCACCCCCTCCGATAAGCCTGGCCCGTTTTGCTGGGCAGGTGTGCATTGGAATCTATTTCGGGATGGCTGCCCTGATTGGTCTGTCCTCCATCAGTGCGTTCTACCTGCTAGTGCTGCCACTGGCCATTGGCACGGGCGTCCATCTGGTGTCTTCTGTGGGCGAGCAGACCTCTGACCTCCGCAAGACCCTGACCGCTTGCCTGGTGACCTCGCCTGTGTTCTACGGCCACGCTCTGGGCACCGTGCCTGTCAGCATTGCGGCCAGTGTGACCGCAGCTCAGAACCGCAGGTACAAGCCTGGGATGGAACGAGAGGAACCACTGG GTGCCAGGCTGTACCGTCTCGGACTGGCATGGCTGGCGTTCTCGGTGCCCCTGGGGTACTCCGTGTTCTACAACACCACTGCCACCCTCTCCTACGCCGCGGACAGTGTCGCCGCCCTGCTGGACTGGCtgtggttcttcccctccctgcGCTCCCTGCTGGAGTCCTGCCTCCTGCTGCCCTACAGAGCCTTCTCCCTGCTCACAGGGGGCGGAGGAGAGGGGCCCGGGCAGTGGGAGAGGGTGCTGGAGAGGTTTATCAGCGAGCACAGCCAGAGGAGACTGGCAGCACTGCAG gTGCTGGCAGTGAGTAGCGAGGCCCCTTTCGAGGAGATCACTCAGAGGTACCGGGAGCTGGTGAAGACCTGGCACCCCGACCACAACCCACACCGAGCCGGGGAGGCCAGCAGCAGATTCCTGGAGATCCAGGAGGCTTACGAGACCCTGCTGAGACTGCACAGACCACAGCACGGGCCGTGA